CCGGAGAATAAACTCCCCCTCCAGGGCTTGGCACTACCCACTTCCTGCGGGGGCCCTTCTCACCAGGTGAGCAATCCAACGGGCGCGCGGTCTAGCGGTCCCAGGCGATCTCCACTACCTGCCCCGCGTCGGCTGACTGCTCCATCGCCGCGATCACCCGCGTGGCCGCCAGGCCGTCCTCGCCGGTCACCAACGGCGGGCGATCCTCGACCACGCACTCGACGAAGTGGCGGATGCTCTCGACCGCGAACCCGCCCGGCTTACCGTGCACGGTGGGCATGACGAACGTATCCGGGTAGGCGGCTTCGGTGGCGGTATAGCGCTCCAGCATGCGATGGTGGCTGCCGTCAATGTAGAGCGCGCCCTCGTCGCCCACGATCTCGCACTTGAGGTCAACAATGTTGGGCGTGGTCTGGGGCAGGATCCAGCCGTTCTCCATCAGCGCGGTGGCGCCGCTCGGGAATTCGAGGGTGACCTGGTAGTAGTCGGGGGTGGCGATGCCGCGCGCCGCCAGCACCCGCGAGCGCCGCACGCAGTAGACGCGCGTCGGCCGCTCCCCCAGTAGCCAGTGGATGGTGTCCAGGCAGTGGCTCGACAGAAACCACGCGACGGTGGACTTGCTCGCCCAACTCAGCATCTGCGTGGGCACCCAGATGGTGTCGCTGAGCCGGTAGTAGAGGTACATCGGCTTGCCGATCTCTCCCGCGTCGAGCGCGGCCTTGGCTTTGAAGAACGGGGGGCTCCAGCGATTGTGGAAGTCCACCATGAGCTTGACCCCCGCCTGGCGCGCGGCGGCGATGATCTGCTCGCACTCGGCGACGGTGAGGGCGAGCGGCTTCTCCACCAGCAGGTGCTTGCCCGCCCGCAGCACCGCCAGCGCGGGCGCGGTGTGCGCGAAGTCGGGGGTGGCGATGCCGACCGCGGCGATGGAGTCATCGCCCGCGATATCGCCGATCTGCGTCGTCCAGCGCCCGGCGTTGGCGCTCTGCGCGACCACGCGCGCGCGCTGCTCGTCAGCGTCGCACACCGCCGCCAGCTCGACCGCCGGGTGTTCCGCGAAGATGCGGGCATGGGTGGTTCCCCAGGTCCCCGCGCCGATCACCGCAAACCGTAATCGCTTCATCGTGTTCTCCCTGCGTAAGGGCCGTTCGCGAACCGCCCTTACAACTCTGCGGTCTCCGCGGTGGAATCCCTTCCGCCCGGGTTCAGCCGCGCACGAACCCCGGCCCGCGCAGCACCCGTCCGGGGAGCGCGCCCGTGAGCTCTCCGTCGCGGGCCACCGCCCGCCCATTGACCCACACGCCGCGAATCCCTGCCGGGGGCTGGATCGGATCGTCATAGGTGGCGCGGTCGGCGATGCGGTCGGGGTCGAACAGAACGAGATCGGCGTAGGCGCCGCGGCGGATAATGCCGCGGTCCTCCAGCCCCAGGCGGCGCGCCGGCAGGCTCGTCAGCTTGCGGATCGCCTCGCTGAGGCCGATGGTTTTTCGCTCGCGCACATAGTGCCCGAGCACCCGGGGGAAGGTTCCGAAGGCGCGCGGATGCGGCTTGCCTCGCGCCAGCGGCCCGCTGGTTGCGCGGGCGGCGGCGTCGCTGCCCACCATCACCGCCGGGTGGCGCAGCACCCGCTCCACATCCTGCTCGCTCATGGCGAACCGCACCATCGCCACATGCCCGCGCTCGCGCACCAGCAGCTC
The sequence above is drawn from the Armatimonadota bacterium genome and encodes:
- a CDS encoding Gfo/Idh/MocA family oxidoreductase — its product is MKRLRFAVIGAGTWGTTHARIFAEHPAVELAAVCDADEQRARVVAQSANAGRWTTQIGDIAGDDSIAAVGIATPDFAHTAPALAVLRAGKHLLVEKPLALTVAECEQIIAAARQAGVKLMVDFHNRWSPPFFKAKAALDAGEIGKPMYLYYRLSDTIWVPTQMLSWASKSTVAWFLSSHCLDTIHWLLGERPTRVYCVRRSRVLAARGIATPDYYQVTLEFPSGATALMENGWILPQTTPNIVDLKCEIVGDEGALYIDGSHHRMLERYTATEAAYPDTFVMPTVHGKPGGFAVESIRHFVECVVEDRPPLVTGEDGLAATRVIAAMEQSADAGQVVEIAWDR